A single region of the Anguilla rostrata isolate EN2019 chromosome 11, ASM1855537v3, whole genome shotgun sequence genome encodes:
- the troap gene encoding uncharacterized protein troap, with protein sequence MASTQTLRQHNQNQARREDARNAKPLVHGATAVGSKPPNTSYAPHTSKRGTENQDPSTRNVKGTAAVKHLGTSRLPVLARSQPLQPRTDFTQVHGKWEQSFQKGKAQKKKPCTKPVPFSLSQPKATRATTVSQYKTQPTDAAYANPTCPNTSQPPRPIIKSSSTAPPIKLPAATHNARIVTAHHTTLPATAHHTTLPATAPQTTLPVTAPHTTLPVTAPHPALSQLNSQRMASNAGIQSRPPVPSQGAPCREACVEPTGPGGDVQFSPNPAALESILRNKGVKSQGLMEATPKSSVCPTGRGTSVYMPQRVSVLRTRPRPPGVSAGGAMQFSPDPAALSSILQNEGVNADGPPGATLRGSLCPTGRGTSVYMPQRVPVTKGHGEAAGVGTGARPSQTPGVKGTPLRIPNTRPQSAMRHFSSHRTPLHRGSPALRGLLGFGKELGPRKEEPVVQKLFEAEQEEEESKADLEEENVSGGQKSQPKESVEGGSRGLVKDDNGRAQPFIPPPHRESVIVFSAKKVVTAMSAQQSHPDPDSFPSLRPLPTPTALPPLLPSLSGAGGGAIHWVPRLCSSGLSVRQRPRPLEECLLDEECAMFSSRPSTAATAHPRCTNPVASVLLLQNSMCFVPIDLPPLSTTQESQLICCPVMMSQT encoded by the exons ATGGCTTCCACACAAACCTTACGCCAACACAACCAGAACCAAGCCAGGCGAGAAGACGCGCG AAACGCGAAACCGCTTGTACACGGTGCAACTGCTGTTGGTTCGAAACCCCCCAACACAAGTTACGCCCCCCACACTTCCAAACGAGGGACTGAGAACCAGGATCCGTCTACTCGGAACGTTAAGGGGACTGCAGCGGTTAAGCACCTGGGCACCAGCAGGCTGCCGGTTCTAGCCCGATCACAGCCACTCCAGCCTAGAACAGACTTCACTCAAGTGCACGGGAAGTGGGAGCAGAGCTTTCAGAAG GGCAAAGCTCAGAAGAAGAAGCCCTGCACCAAGCCCGTGCCCTTCAGCTTGTCCCAGCCTAAGGCTACCAGGGCGACGACAGTGAGCCAGTATAAAACACAGCCTACTGACGCTGCATACGCTAACCCGACCTGCCCAAATACCAGTCAGCCTCCCCGGCCTATTATTAAATCTAGCAGCACTGCCCCTCCCATTAAACTGCCAGCTGCCACTCACAATGCACGTATTGTCACTGCCCATCACACCACACTTCCTGCCACTGCCCATCACACCACACTTCCTGCCACTGCCCCTCAAACCACACTTCCTGTCACTGCCCCTCACACCACACTTCCTGTCACTGCCCCTCACCCTGCACTTTCACAGTTGAACTCCCAGCGGATGGCGAGTAATGCTGGAAttcagagcaggcctccagtgCCTTCACAGGGCGCTCCCTGCAGAGAGGCCTGTGTTGAGCCTACAGGTCCCGGCGGCGATGTGCAGTTCTCCCCGAACCCTGCGGCTCTGGAGAGTATTCTGCGGAACAAGGGGGTGAAGTCTCAGGGGCTGATGGAGGCCACGCCAAAGAGCTCAGTCTGTCCCACGGGCAGGGGGACGTCTGTGTACATG cccCAGAGAGTGTCTGTGCTGAGGACTCGACCAAGACCACCGGGGGTCAGTGCAG ggggcgccatgCAGTTCTCCCCGGACCCCGCCGCTCTCAGCAGCATCCTGCAGAACGAGGGGGTGAATGCCGacgggcccccgggggccacACTGAGGGGCTCCTTATGTCCCACAGGCAGGGGAACGTCAGTGTACATG cCCCAGAGAGTGCCTGTCACAAAAGGTCACGGCGAAGCAGCCGGAGTCGGTACAG GCGCGAGGCCCAGCCAGACTCCGGGAGTGAAGGGGACACCCCTGCGCATCCCTAACACCAGGCCCCAGTCTGCG ATGCGGCACTTCTCCTCCCATCGCACCCCGCTCCACAGGGGCTCCCCCGCTCTCAGGGGCCTGCTGGGGTTCGGGAAGGAGCTGGGGCCCCGCAAGGAG GAACCGGTGGTGCAGAAACTGTTTGAGGCggagcaagaggaggaggagtcgaAGGCGGACCTTGAAGAGGAGAACGTGTCAGGCGGGCAGAAAAGCCAGCCTAAA GAAAGCGTGGAAGGGGGGAGCAGGGGATTGGTGAAGGACGACAATGGGCGTGCCCAGCCGTTCATTCCGCCCCCCCACAGGGAGTCCGTCATCGTCTTCTCGGCTAAGAAGGTCGTCACGGCGATGAGCGCCCAGCAAAGCCACCCGGACCCCGACAGCTTCCCAtcgctccgccccctccccacgcccACAGCCCTCCCAccgctcctcccctctctgagCGGGGCCGGAG GCGGTGCCATCCATTGGGTCCCTCGGCTGTGCTCCAGTGGGCTCTCAGTTCGCCAGCGCCCCCGTCCCCTGGAGGAGTGCCTGCTGGACGAAGAGTGCGCCATGTTCAGCTCGCGTCCCTCCACGGCGGCCACTGCCCACCCTCGCTGCACCAACCCGGTCGCTTCAGTGTTACTGCTGCAGAACTCTATG TGTTTTGTGCCAATCGACCTGCCCCCACTGTCGACAACGCAGGAATCCCAGCTGATCTGCTGCCCTGTTATGATGTCTCAGACATGA